The Dioscorea cayenensis subsp. rotundata cultivar TDr96_F1 chromosome 18, TDr96_F1_v2_PseudoChromosome.rev07_lg8_w22 25.fasta, whole genome shotgun sequence genome includes the window TGTGTTTTGtgagaagaaagaggatttCGACTGGTTTACTGTTACTGCAATAAGTGCTTGGAGTATCCGTTCATTGAAGCGCCGCCGTCCTCGCTTCTCTTTGTCTACTTAGTTTTTGGAATTTTAGTATGAGAGAGCTCTCTGGTGAGGTTTTGCGCCACTGAGCTGGGCTCTCTCTCTTAGATGTAATAAGCCAAATATGTAATTTGGggttgttttgttattttaagtAAGCATTAAGCAATCTGAAGGAAGAATATGTTTGAATTGTCTCACCAATGATTCAATGGAAATTGTATCCCTGTTGATCTGTACTGTTGTAATTACTTAAATGAAGAAATTAATGATCGAGAAACACTGTTTGTTAGTTGCCAATTATCCCTTTACAGTTTTGTTCCTAGCCCCCAAACCATTTATGGTCTAGTGTATTTCTGGTGTGTTGCCCCTGCAGCAGGTGCACAGCCCAGTTGAGTGTTTTCTGTCTGGCTTTAACTCATATTCATGGTGAACTGATGTCCAGCTAGTTTCTCTGTGGCTCTATATCATTAGAGTCATTGAACAAGGACATGGGAAATcctttgatttttattcaaaaatatctaTCTGCCTTTTTTGGGAAATacaaaaaagaaggaaatttcCCCACTGAGTTTGCTTAGGAGTGAAGGGTGGTGGGCCTCCTCTTATCATCCTTTTTATCAACAATCCAAGATTACACAACTCCTTTGTTGTTTTGTGTGTCATTGACTTGGTCAAGCATCGCTTGAAGTTAAAGAACACAgtgacaaatataaataaatatagagacTAAAACTAAAAGTTTGTGTTTGAAATGTCCCCACACTGCTTTTTCCCCTTCTCTTTCAAAGAACATGGCTGGGTTGAATGTGCATGGATTGAAAACTACAAACGGATGTGGCTTGCACGCCTGCTCCAAGTGCATGCATGTGCAACCTTAGCTGGTGCCATGCTGGGAATGATAAAGATCCAGTGATCTCGCAGCTGATCACTGGCCACCTAAAAACAAATGTACTACCGCTACACAACCACCACCATATGTATAACAGCTAGGCATCACACTTGCACATCTAAGCTCATCTCCACGTCCTCCACGGTCCATCATAGTTATAACTAAGGTTGTCAAACCTGACCGTAGAACGACCCTGGCCAGTTCTGCGGGTCAGGTCAATCGGCTCAACCGGCCGAACCGGGATTGAACCCagagtcaataattaaatataaaaaaaatattataataattaataatgagcaaaatataatattaaacccataattatattataaaaaacctactcaaatttgatatttaaattgataaatgacctttaTATACGAGTAGCTtctaatttttatcatttatttttttacatttttttaaatatttataaatttaatatattaatatataattatcgaacttctctgagtattatttatttatttatttgtttattagttgatttttgttaaaataaatgagaaatttaattcactaattcttatatttcaattgaatttttttattttgttttaaatttttcttatatttctttttaattagaatacttttaatttttatatttttttataataaaaattacactcatttattgttttattttattaataaattaaatttttttagaaaagtatttacataacacattaatatattttatttttttaaatattaatttttgttggtatgtttatgatatatatattgtaattctatttattgattataaattataaattaatattaataaatataaccgattttgtgatttttaatgagaaaataataataaattattaaatattgtaaacaaaattaaacatcaTGATCCCGATTGACCCGTAGCGGGTTAGCGGGTTTCCCCGTTGAACCGCCCTGGTCACTGGGTAACACCGgctttttaatacccgggtcatcGGGGTGATACCCGACTGACCATACGACCGGCTCCCTGGTTTTTCCCGATTGAATGCCGTACGGTcccgggtctgacaacattggtTATAACTAGGTCATGCATCATAGTCACTCCTGTTCCtgcttgtttatttatatatttatttatttgaaaagagTGGGCACGCACTTGGCCTGGTTTATTAATGGTTGTCACGAGTTCCATTTCATCTTCATTCAATGCTCTaaagatattaattaattaattcatgcatatatatactcatgaatcataataattatagtaTCGGATAACTTCTCATTGCAGGAACCCAAAGACAAGATTGAGCTTACCAGAAGCCATTATAGTTATGGTCCTTGCAAAACTTGTAGTTGAAGGATGATGTTGTGGCGCATGGTTGGTGCGAGTGATTTGGTTGTTCTAACtggatctatatatatatatatatatatatatatataaattctagAATGTTTGAGGTTGAGCTAAGTCACCAGCCTTTTCTTTACTAATAATCTATCTATCTAGGAATTATGTTATTAgatataaattttctttttctttttttcttttttttttattttttaaggatAATGATGAGCTCCGTGGAACAAGCTCCGTGATCTGTGAGAAACCCTCTGAATGGTCCTAACTATTTTGTATATACTATAACCcaccaatttatttattattttaattttcaaaatgttcTGACAATAGTGAGAGTCAAGTGGCTTTtctcaaaaactaaaaagtcATGTTGGCCCTTGAAAGTGGCTTTATGATTAGATCCAGCCATGTGATGTGCTTGATATAGTATGTATAGTTTAGCCAATTGTTCAACTGGCTGAATCACAGGTACAATGAATCCTTCAAAACATATCCATGGGTTTTTCCAAGCAGCGAGTTAGTGCGTCGCACTCACATGTTGTCTGAATGGAGACATTTGATTCCTCTTGATTCCTCTGATttggagatttaaaaaaaaagcaataaaataaaaaatgcatcatttgaaaacgaaaaaaaaaaaatctcaataaaaaaCAGAGAGATGTTGAGCTGGaactttgatttaaaataaaaaaaaatatgcttcaatcatatattttttaattaattaaaaagattggATAAGATTGAAGTTTGGGCAATCTGTGTGGTAGCCTTCAAAAGCTGTATTGTGGTCTGTTATAAAGGTAGcgattcaacttttttttttttaatagaaataaataaaaaattaaacctgCCGTTTTTACTCAAGAGTCTTTTTTGTTTTACctttcaacacaaaaaaaaaagtttttgctcaataaaatttattttaataaaaatacttttaggaaaaaaaatgagagtgTGGTGAGATAGAATTGTAGTTTTGGTCATGCTCGAGTCCTCCTTAAAATAAGAAGGTTGGGCTTAGAGATATATAGTAGCTATGGGCTGTGTTTggacacaagaaaaataaggGCCTTGTTTTATTCTCTCTCgcctaattttcttttattaatggcAAGACAATACCATTATTTGGTTTCccaaaatccaaataaatacATCCAAACTTCACAAGGAGTTGATGTAGTCGAGCAGGCTCTGGAATTGCAAGTAAGATGACCCATCTTCCTGGACGCTCCTCTTAGCCAGCTCAGCCATGACCAACGCTGATTGCTTCAGCTCCTTGCCTTGTTCTCCTTCCATAACTCGTCTCACCATTATCTCAACAACTTCCCTCCCAGTCATGTCCTTCATGTCCAATCCAATTCCCCAGACCTCACTCACAAACCTACTGTTTATCTGTTGGTCAGCAAAGAAAGGCCAACATATCATAGGCACTCCCACCACCACACTATCCAACGTGGAGTTCCATCCACTGTGAGTCAAGAAACATCCCACTGCCGGATGAGCCAGCACCTCCTCTTGTGGAGCCCATTCAACAATGAATACCCTTAATTTGATAGTCTTCTCAAACAGTACCTTAGTACTTGTACTACTCTCAACTCCATCAACAAGATCAGGCCTTATGACCCACAGGAACGGGTGCCCACTATTCACAAAACCGTGCCAGAACTCTAGCAACTCATCCATTGCCATCACAGTGAAGCTACCGAAGCTCACGTACACAACGGACCCCTTTGGCTGTGTGTCAAGCCATGCCATGCAAGTGCGATCCTCAAGCCACAAATTGCCTGAAAGAGTTGTTGCTCCTTGGAATATTGGTGGGCTCTAGCAAGCAGTTGGTGGAGAGGACCTATGGCAAATATTGTTGGACAAACGCTACTACGAATGTGGTGCAGCACTGGTCCCTCCATGGATTCACAAGTGTTGAGAATGATGGCTCGTGCTCTATTAACATTTCCCACAGCCCTGGACACCATTTGGAGAGCCCGGCTATTTGCCAGGTCTCCTGTTTCTCTGCAAAAGCTTGGAAGATCTCTACGTCTTAGAAAGCTCTCCATCCCTGCTACACCTTGTATCTTCTCATCCATATCCGGTTCATCTTgacatttataattaatttcacaTGATATACTCCATATATAAGTATTTTACAgggttaattaattaacaaataattattattatatattaaaagtagTACCTGGAAATGGGAGTTCACCAGTCTCAATTAGTTTAGGGATGCAGTGATAAGCCCATAAACTACAAGCACTGGCAGTGCGGAATATAATTGCAGGGATTCCAAGGTCTTCAACTGGTTCTATAGCAAAGGGCATGACTGAGTCAACCAAGACACAAGTGATTTGTGGCCATCCATCTTGCCTGCAAGAAGTCAACAGTTGCCGGAGATGGTCCCCAGATCGAGTCCTGATAGAGTCATCGAGGTCCCATAAGGCGTTGGCTGATCGGGGATCATCATCCGGAAGGCCATCGGGGATGGAAAGGAAGCGAAAGTGTGGACGTAGAGAGAGGCGAGCGAAGGCGGAGGAGAAGTTGGAGAGACGGTTGTGGTTGTGGTGAGTGTTGAGGAAGGTGATGTGAAGGTCGGAGGTGGAGAGGAGGTCGGCCAGTTTAAGCATGCAGTTAATATGGCCTTGTGCTGGGAAAGGAAATAACACTACGTGTGACACCATCgattctttttaattcttctcTTCCTAGCCGCTAGCTAGTTCATCCACCATTCATCAATGTTTATTCTTCTAATCTCTTCAATGGTACATGACTTTGAATAGTCAAGCCCACTTTTAACTTAATAAACcagcttgtttgattgattattcagctgtttttattttcatatatatataataccatAGAAACTCAATTGTAAATCCAAGTGAAATAGTTGTTGGAAATCTAGAAGCAGATGTTGCAGACTCTCTCCGGGTCCCAGGCCACATTGAACCAATGAGTCTGATTAAATTTATCATGcactatttttaataatgaccCTACCTGTATTTGCTTCCCTTAATAATTTAGGTGATGGATTGTGGCCAAGCGGAAAGACCTTATGTATGACTGACAAAAATAATTCAggatttatatattcataataagcaaaggaaaaaaaaaaattaagaagactATGGAAAGCATTTTAGTGCTGAATGAATGAACTGTCCCCATGGACGCCGGCATGTGATCTCCTTTGGATCAATCTCAGTACCGATATTAGTGAGTGTGATCAATGTAATGGAAGCTAGAAATTTACAATCTCATAATTGAGCCGTAAAACACTGAGGTCTATAATGTCAGTGCAGTGCATGATCTTTGGTacaaaaaagttgaaaaaaaaactctgaCAGTTGTGTGAACAGAGAGACTCTAAAGTCTAAACAGTCCAAGCTACTGACATGAcaaatattttgattgatatttcTTTGAAGCATGTTACTCTTGTTTCtgtgttttatttctttttatctttgcttCTCTTTATTGCATCTCAATCATGACAGAGTTCCTTAAAAGAAGATATTGTTTCTTTACTGAAAGCTTTATAGTATATTGATGAACAGAGAAGAACCAGACCTTTTTAGTTCATATAGATTATAATTTATCAAACCTTCGCCTTCTTGTACAGAAGACTTCTCAAAGCATCTTTCTTTTTAAGTTCTCATCATAGACTGGGTCCCAAAacacactttgttttctttgaaagGACTTCACCTTCACCTACAATATATCTATCCTCCTTCTAATTACTCTTTATAAATCTCAACTGAAATCGCTAATTCTTTGTGGTTTTTATTATGTGTTACTTTCATCAGAATTAAAAAGGACCTCCTTAACAAGATCTCTCTTCCCTCTCAGACTTAGACATGTGATTTGCTTTTATGTCACCGTCTCTAAAAAGGACTCTCTCATATAAACCACAAATaaagtgttaaaaaaaaacaaaaaaaactccaCTATAAAATAAATCAGATCAAAATCTATCCACTGATGACAATTGTTTAGATATATATGATTCTtcctttaattaatttatttatcttcaaCATTCAATTAATCTGCAACAATCGAATGTAACTTGCGACCGGCCAAtagatgaaaaaataataataatgaaaaaaaaaaatagagcttAAGTAGGCCCAATAAGGTTGAGACGAACCACATGGCATCCACTGGCAAAGAGAAGACTCACAGACCTGGGCCCTTTCCTTGGGAGCAACGACATtgcccaaaaacatgaaaacttaATCAACTTAAAAACTGGTGGGACCCAATGAGAGACCCGTTCCCGCGAGCGGGCGGCGAAAACTGCCGACTCGGCTCCCCATTTCTAAGTTTTGTTTATTCTTTACCTCAACCCCACACTAACACACTACTAAGTAAACACTACTACGCCCCGCGGTGTGGCTGCGCTGGAGAATGGAACCCTTGAACTAGAACCTCCACCGAACCCCATTCCCCAACTTCACTTGGGAGCCAAGCCATCCTTAGTCTCCGATTCAAGGAACTCATTCTCTCTCGGCCTCTTGCGGTATGATCCTGCTCCTCCCTGTAGATCTCATTGTTTTGCTATTGTTTGTGATGTTTTTGCAAGCTGATTTTTCACCCTTTTAATGTGTttgatttagaatttttttatatttttttactttccaTTTATATTAGATTTGTATGGAATCATGTTGGATCTATAATTTGAAGGCACGCTGAGTATAAAgttgtttgttttataattaatttagtttgTTCATCATCCCAAGagaacttttttatttattttttattttatggatttttctGTTCACTTTGATATGATCTATCATGTTGTTGTAAATTGTAAGTAGTATGTATTGAGGGTTGTAAATCTCCCAAATTTTTAGGTTTGGTTTTGTTTGCGGATGTGAAATGAGTACAAAGATCACAAGATAGGAGTAGCACTCCATTGAAATCAATCAAGTCTGGTGAACTGAAAAGTTCTGGGCAGCATGGTGGTAGTGCTACTAAGAGTATACCCATGCCCATGAAGAATTATCAGAAGCCATGGCCGAGAAgaaaggctgttggggatgatGAGTTGGTCAAGTACATGTCCACTGTCCCGCTTTATCTGCAGCACATGGAGAAAGGAGATTGCTCTCAAGAGAGGGCACTGAATGTTGGAGTTCTTGATTGGGGGCTTCTTGAGAAATGGGCATATAACCAGAAAATATTCGCTGCAGGGAGAGGCCAGGGATTCATCGTCTAATAGTAATGCATCTTCTTCGTTGTCaccattttcatcttcatcacAATCTGGTAAAAGCATTGGTAGCCCACTTTCTCAGAAGAAGCAAACTTTATCCAGCCATTCTGTTCAAACCACTAAAGCTGAGCCATTGACTGGAGAGAATTGCAAACACTCTATTGATCCCCCTGATGGTAGATGTTTATCTAGAAACACTCCTGTTGATCAAACTCACATGGATAAAGTACCGAAGAAGCATCCGGATGATCAGGGAACACGGACTAAGTTTGTCACCTTCTCTCCAAATGCTATGAACGCTCAAGATCGTAGATCAAGAGAATTTGAGAAAGCTGAAACCTATGAGAAACAAAAATGTTCTGATAACCACCGAAAGCAACAAAAGCCTGCTGGTATCCCCCTGGCCAGTGATGATAGACCTCAAAACCAGGAGGTTGCAGCAGTACATGAAGATACTGGAAAAACACCTAATAATCTTCAGGGAAATGTTCACAGAAGAGGTGCGAGCTATGTATCCATGACATTTGATGCTGAGGAGCCAACAGAAGTGAGTCGCGTCAGTTATTCAGGAGACTTTCCTTCTGATGGTGCACACTATTGGGAATTATCCCCTTTTGGGCCTCATTCGTGTCCCCTCCTTCCTGCCTCCCAACACAATAAACTTAATGGGAGCTAGCACTATCAATGCAACTCCAACAATGAATTCAAACGGTAAACATGAAAAGCGGGATGACTTTTCTGGCATGTCGAGGGAGCTCTTCAATGTCTTTATGGCTCAAGGGTCAGGTGAAGATCTAGTAAAAGCAAGTGGTCTAGCCAGGGGAAGAGAATTTTCACTTAATCATCAATCAAGTCCTGGTCAAATTTGGCACAGAAGAAGCTCTAGTTTGAGAGAGGGTTCAAACATGCACCAAATGAGATCAGTTGCTTCTTCAGAGAATCCTCATGTAGACAAAGTTAGTCCACAGAGCAAAGGCAGGCGAAGCCCACTGCGGAGGTTGCTAGATCCACTTGTGAAAGCCAAAGAATCGCAGTAGTGTTTCTGGTCCAATTGCCTGCGCAACCACTCGCCATACTAATGAATGGAACGATTGCAAAAGGTCTCTGTGTCAGGATGGTGCAGTAGATGGGTCAATCAAGTTGGGCATGGCCAGCATGAATTCTTCCAAATGTCAGGCAGAGTGTAACCACAATTCCTCTAATGAGGTTGTATCAATGAATAACTCAACTTCAACTCTTGATGAGAAACATGTTCCATCAAGGAGGCAAGCCCTTTTACAACTTGCTTGGAAGAATGGCCTTCCTTTGTTCATGTTCTCATCAAATAACAATGATATTCTGGCAGCCACAGTGAAAGAAGAGAAACTCATCCCAATAAAGATGACTTTTGAGTGTGTGTATACAATTTTCTCTGTTTCAGAAGTCAAGAAGAAAAGTGGAATATGGATCAACCAaggaaacaaaagtaaaaaacatggCTTGGCATCTGATATTGTTGGCCAAATAAAGGTATCTCATGGGAGCTTGACTGAACATGATTCGAAGAGCCATGTTCTTatcagaaaaaaattttgttttatatggtGCTGAAGTCATACCAAACTGCTCATGAACCTATTGATTCTGTGTTCAGCAAAGAGCTCGCCGCAGTTGTTGTGAAGGCTGTTGAGGATAACAAGTGTGATGATCAAGACAGAAGCTTGCATAATGAAGATTATGTGAGAACCTTGAACCTCGCCAGTATTGTAGCTATACTCCCAAGTGGGTTTCATGGTTCATCAACGGCTGGAGAGCCTTCACCCTTGATTGAGAGATGGAAATCAGGTGGTTTGTGTGATTGTGGAGGATGGGATGAAGGCTGTGCACTAACAATCTTAAGAGACAAGAATCAAGATAACAAGAACTCTCCTGATGGCACTCATCTAATTGAACTGTTTTATCAGGTACTATTGATCACCTTCTTTATCATGGTAGTATCCAATTTCGAAATTTTGCTGTGTTAGACTGATAAGTTGTTTTTTCTATTGTGGTTATCAGAAAAGGAAATGTGCATTACGCATGGTTGCTTTCAGAGAGGGGCTATATACAGTTGATTTCAGGTCATCCATTTCTTTGTTGCAAGCTTTTGTTATCTGCATAGCAACCCTGCACAGCAAAAACCCTCCCCACCTCTCCAAGTTGCTTTTAGCAGAGCCGAACAACTTTGAGGAACATGTCCTCTCTGATCACTTAAGATCTTCAACAAGGAGACATCCGGATGATCCTACAAGATGTGTGCCAAACCATCCGCCCATTTCGTCTGTAGAGAGAGATTAGCTTGCTGATTCATTCAAACTACCAACTTTTCTCTATTTCAGCAGCTCTTTGCTCTTTAAATCCTCAATGCTTGATAGCTGGAGAAGGATGAAATGAATCCTGCTTCCTATCATTGATATATCCCATATGCTATCATGTGCTAGCTACCTTAGAAAAGGGGCCTCGGTGACCATAAGACAGGTTGCAATGCTTGGCTTCATCATGTTggtgtattatatatattagaagCAGCTCTGGAATCTACAGCTCTATAGGAAATAATCACTGTATAATGTATAAACTGTGGTTATGAGCAATAAATTTAAGCTGAGATTCTTTTCCCTTAACATGGTGGTTGCAGATTATACATACATGGGCTGAAATCTGCTGATTTAGACTATAGTTATTCTTGTTGGATGGTCTTGCAAAACAACTTGTAACTTCTAGAAATAACTGAATAATTGTATGACGGCTTCTTTTGGATGTTTCTCAGATGATTCATATGGAATAGGAAACTGGTCTAATTTGGTTGtctttgatgatgaaatcatgaAACTATGGTCCCCGCCAAACAGAAAAGAAGGTAGAAATTGATTTTGGAGGCTGCCTAATTTGAAGTTGAATCTTGAGAGGGGACCCATTTTTCCCTCTTGGTCTTGTGGACCAGCAAATCAAAGACGCATCCGGCAGAGCCCACATCTGTTGACCATtgtctctttctctcttcaCAAGCTCAACAAAAGATCATAAAGTAACCATTTTATGGAATTTAATGGGTAAACAAGAAGATTTGGAAATTGACAGTGTTAGTCGTTAGTTAATAATTTTTGGTGGTgggttatatatttatataaatatatatatatttttttggccTGATTAACGATCTGTAGATGAGGTATACGTTATAGGAAGGGACACAGACAAAAACCAAAACAGTGGTGGGTGATGAGCTGGTGActggtttgttatagtatggaAAACGTGATCACAAGAAGCACCAAAACTACTACTTGGCATCATTCTCTCAGACATACCAAACTCAAACCCGAAACTGAAACCGGACAGCCGACTCACATGACATCCGACCCGCACATCACGTGGTTCAACCTTCTCACTTTTGACCAAAAATATCccgtaaataaataaatagttttaaatatttggGTGGCTCATTGTCATTGGGA containing:
- the LOC120281807 gene encoding LOW QUALITY PROTEIN: myricetin 3-O-rhamnoside 1,2-glucosyltransferase UGT709G2-like (The sequence of the model RefSeq protein was modified relative to this genomic sequence to represent the inferred CDS: deleted 2 bases in 1 codon); protein product: MVSHVVLFPFPAQGHINCMLKLADLLSTSDLHITFLNTHHNHNRLSNFSSAFARLSLRPHFRFLSIPDGLPDDDPRSANALWDLDDSIRTRSGDHLRQLLTSCRQDGWPQITCVLVDSVMPFAIEPVEDLGIPAIIFRTASACSLWAYHCIPKLIETGELPFPDEPDMDEKIQGVAGMESFLRRRDLPSFCRETGDLANSRALQMVSRAVGNVNRARAIILNTCESMEGPVLHHIRSSVCPTIFAIGPLHQLLARAHQYSKEQQLSGNLWLEDRTCMAWLDTQPKGSVVYVSFGSFTVMAMDELLEFWHGFVNSGHPFLWVIRPDLVDGVESSTSTKVLFEKTIKLRVFIVEWAPQEEVLAHPAVGCFLTHSGWNSTLDSVVVGVPMICWPFFADQQINSRFVSEVWGIGLDMKDMTGREVVEIMVRRVMEGEQGKELKQSALVMAELAKRSVQEDGSSYLQFQSLLDYINSL
- the LOC120282989 gene encoding LOW QUALITY PROTEIN: uncharacterized protein LOC120282989 (The sequence of the model RefSeq protein was modified relative to this genomic sequence to represent the inferred CDS: deleted 3 bases in 2 codons); the encoded protein is MPMKNYQKPWPRRKAVGDDELVKYMSTVPLYLQHMEKGDCSQERALNVGVLDWGLLEKWAYNQKIFAAGRGQGFIVKKQTLSSHSVQTTKAEPLTGENCKHSIDPPDGRCLSRNTPVDQTHMDKVPKKHPDDQGTRTKFVTFSPNAMNAQDRRSREFEKAETYEKQKCSDNHRKQQKPAGIPLASDDRPQNQEVAAVHEDTGKTPNNLQGNVHRRVASVIQETFLLMVHTIGNYPLLGLIRVPSFLPPNTINLMGASTINATPTMNSNGKHEKRDDFSGMSRELFNVFMAQGSGEDLVKASGLARGREFSLNHQSSPGQIWHRRSSSLREGSNMHQMRSVASSENPHVDKVSPQSKGRRSPLRRLLDPLVKAKERSSVSGPIACATTRHTNEWNDCKRSLCQDGAVDGSIKLGMASMNSSKCQAECNHNSSNEVVSMNNSTSTLDEKHVPSRRQALLQLAWKNGLPLFMFSSNNNDILAATVKEEKLIPIKMTFECVYTIFSVSEVKKKSGIWINQGNKSKKHGLASDIVGQIKVSHGSLTEHDSKSHVLIRKKFCFIWLKSYQTAHEPIDSVFSKELAAVVVKAVEDNKCDDQDRSLHNEDYVRTLNLASIVAILPSGFHGSSTAGEPSPLIERWKSGGLCDCGGWDEGCALTILRDKNQDNKNSPDGTHLIELFYQKRKCALRMVAFREGLYTVDFRSSISLLQAFVICIATLHSKNPPHLSKLLLAEPNNFEEHVLSDHLRSSTRRHPDDPTRCVPNHPPISSVERD